A region of Streptomyces cinnamoneus DNA encodes the following proteins:
- a CDS encoding PASTA domain-containing protein, which produces MSVLSPHSPPRHARWWQRPGVVIALLVVLPPVGIVLAWLSDWPRRKKTIAIVLSALWLALFVATPSKAEHEGKGKAAAPKPAGRASASPAPSPTPSETPSPTPPPTPTPTADPQMPDVVNMPYGKASDALKKLVDGGTEAYSAYTDVELVNDHDDWTVCFQSPSAGTPLAPAHAAPKIHVAPPGTPCPKSKNTELHPKPTTEPGPDPDRKPGTGGASGGSAGGGGVGVVHPGAFCSPQGATGVTTKGTPMTCAPSTGGRNRWRSA; this is translated from the coding sequence GTGTCCGTCCTGTCACCGCACTCCCCGCCGCGGCACGCCCGCTGGTGGCAGCGTCCGGGAGTAGTCATCGCCCTGCTGGTGGTCCTCCCGCCCGTGGGCATCGTCCTGGCGTGGCTAAGTGACTGGCCGCGCCGTAAGAAGACCATCGCCATCGTCCTCTCGGCTCTGTGGCTGGCCCTCTTCGTGGCGACCCCCTCGAAGGCCGAGCACGAAGGCAAGGGGAAGGCAGCGGCCCCGAAGCCGGCCGGACGGGCGTCGGCGTCGCCGGCGCCCTCGCCGACGCCCTCGGAGACACCTTCGCCGACGCCGCCCCCGACCCCCACGCCGACCGCTGATCCACAGATGCCGGATGTGGTGAACATGCCGTACGGCAAGGCGTCGGATGCCTTAAAGAAGCTGGTCGACGGCGGCACGGAGGCGTACAGCGCTTACACGGACGTCGAGCTGGTGAACGACCACGACGACTGGACGGTCTGCTTCCAGAGCCCGTCGGCGGGCACACCCCTCGCCCCGGCGCACGCGGCACCGAAGATCCACGTGGCCCCGCCGGGCACACCGTGCCCCAAGAGCAAGAACACGGAGCTGCACCCGAAACCGACGACGGAACCCGGCCCGGACCCCGACAGGAAGCCGGGCACGGGCGGAGCCTCGGGCGGCAGCGCCGGCGGAGGAGGCGTGGGCGTGGTCCACCCGGGCGCGTTCTGCTCCCCACAGGGCGCCACGGGCGTCACGACGAAGGGCACGCCCATGACCTGCGCCCCGAGCACGGGGGGCCGCAACCGCTGGCGCAGTGCGTAG
- a CDS encoding superoxide dismutase family protein, which yields MSEWFEPAAGGGVHAAVTFRADVVPDGARVTVVERTGHDGTHIALRLHGVEAGRTFGAHVHTKPCGAKPEDSGPHYQDRKDPKQPSTDPAYANPRNEVWLDLTTDRRGDGGASADVQWRFRDGEARSVVVHEHATETGAGHAGMAGARLACVNVPFV from the coding sequence GTGAGCGAGTGGTTCGAGCCCGCGGCCGGCGGCGGTGTCCACGCCGCCGTCACCTTCCGTGCGGACGTCGTCCCCGACGGCGCCCGCGTCACCGTCGTCGAGCGCACCGGCCACGACGGCACGCACATCGCCCTGCGTCTGCACGGCGTCGAGGCCGGCCGGACGTTCGGCGCCCACGTGCACACCAAGCCGTGCGGTGCCAAGCCCGAGGATTCCGGGCCGCATTACCAGGACCGCAAGGACCCGAAGCAGCCGTCCACCGATCCCGCCTACGCCAACCCGCGCAACGAGGTGTGGCTGGACCTCACCACCGACCGGCGCGGCGACGGCGGCGCGTCCGCCGACGTCCAGTGGCGCTTCCGGGACGGCGAGGCCCGTTCCGTCGTCGTGCACGAGCACGCCACCGAGACCGGTGCCGGGCACGCCGGCATGGCCGGTGCCCGGCTCGCCTGCGTCAACGTGCCCTTCGTCTGA